Part of the Spinacia oleracea cultivar Varoflay chromosome 5, BTI_SOV_V1, whole genome shotgun sequence genome, ggtcaatgatgggtcaagccgaacttcctttacaattttggggacatgcgttgcaaactacagcactcacactgaatcgtgctccgtcaaaagctgttgaaaagactccatactagacctgatcaaacaccgggccgggccgggccgcaTCACAATTTTTTGCCCACTGCTACGTGCCGGGGCCGGGCCAGCGACCGGGCCAGATTTGCTTGCCCAGACCCGTTTTTAGCGGGCCAGTCGGGCTTCACGGGCCGGGCCGGGTTTTTTTGGTTTAAAATGAATTCTAATCATTATAATCATTATTTCTTCAAGAGCTTCAAATTTCtcatcaaaaaaaaatgaaattacttCAAAGTTCAAATAAGAAATTTAGAAAATATAACATAAGTACTTCTCCCAAGTCCCAATTAATCCAAACTTCCAAAGAAAAGGAAGAATCACAAAGTACAAAACCATTAAACAAAgtaaaaaaatcaaatacaagTCTTCAAGTCTTCTTCAACAAAGTTCAATGTCCATTAAAGAGAGAAAAAATGCAAATCACACCACTAATCATTACTCAATAATTTGGCAATCTTCGTCTTCCTTGGAGTCATCTTCATCATCTTGTTCATCTTGTGGCAGGGTAAATATGGTTGAACCACCTTgacaaaaaaaatgttaaaataaTTAAGGATATAAGTAAATGAAGTGGAAACTAAGATATATAGAAACTTACCTAAAGAGAAACCTTTTGCACGAAGCCAATCCTCATAGCAAGCAAGAGATTCAATTGTCATTGATGTAAGAGAACCCCTCCAAGGATTAATCAACTTCTTACCCATACTAAAGGCGGACTCGGATGGAACGGAAGATATAGGAATAGCTAATACATCACGAGCCAATGCCGCAAGTTGTGGATGTCTAGGTGCACCATTATTTTTCCACCATGACAACACATCAAGTTTAGAATTGTAATCGGCATTTTTTTCTTCCAAATAAAGATCAAGTTGAGTTTTATCGGCGGTATTTTGTTCTTGACTACTCATCCAAGAGCCAAAGTTTGCCATTCTACCACTACCATTAGAAAGGGTGGTTGGTTCTCCCCCATTAACCTTACCACTATCACCAATACCTCCTCCATCCACATCCCTATACTCCTTAAGAAAATTACACAAAGTGGATCTTACCTCCGCCACTTTCTCTTTAACACGTGCTTTGCCATAAAGACTAGTGTAGCAATACTCAACCAATTTAAGCTTAAACCTAGGGTCCAAAACATAAGCACAAGACAACAACAAATTGTAGTCGGACCAATATTTGTCAAATTTCTTTTGCATTTCTTTGACCATAGCATCTAAAAATGAATTTGACCCATTTGCAGCTTCAAGTAACATGCATTGAATATCCCAAACTcccttaaaataaatatttgttgttGGAGTGTTGGAAGAAGAGAACTCATTAGTGACATCATAAAAAAACTTTAAAAAGTCATGAATCACTGACACCTTTTTCcattcatcatcatcaagaaGATACATTTTTATTTCACTATCTTTTTCCACTACATGATCAATAGCCGCCCTAAAATAAAGAGCACGATCAAGCATCAAATAAGTTGAGTTCCACCTAACACAACAATCCCCTCGCATTCGTTTCTTAGGATTCAAGTGATAAGTTTGTTGAGCAATTTCATAGAACTTCTTCTTCTTTGGAATAGAGTATCTAAAATGCCTACCAATTGCTCTAATCTTATCCACAACACTATCAATGAGCTTAAGGACGGCTTGCACAACCAAGTTTATAATATGACAACAATAACGAATTTAGAAAAAATCACCACCAAATAAAAGTTCCATTCCATTCCTCACAAGTTGTCTCTTAATCTGGCTACACATTGTGTTATTATAGGTGGCATTATCCAAAGTAAATGATCTCACCTTTCCATCAATTTTCCATTTAgccaaacaaaaagaaacatccTCAGCAATACTAACCCCATCAAAAGGAGGCGTCAATGCCCCAAATCTAATGATTCTCTTTTGCAACTTCCAGTTATTATCAATCCAATGAGCAGTTATACAAATATACTCATCTTGCGTACTATCATTTCTCCAATTACAGATGTAAAACTAATCCTACCAGGAGCATTTTGCATATCAAGTTCAACAGCTTGTCTCTCTTTATCATAATACTTTAATGCATCCCTCCTAAGTGTGTGTCTACTCAAACTTTATAGTTGGGACAAGCAGTAGAAAACATATTCTTAAAGCCGGGTTCTTCAACTATTGAAAAAGAATGAGCTCCAGCAACAACAAACATACAAATAGCTTTTCTTACTGCTTCTGGATCAATTTTAGGATGTTTTAAAGCCATTGATTGTCCTTCACAATTAATTTGACCCCCAATCATAAAGTTTTTAATTGAAACATTCTTTTTTGCAGGACACTTATCAAGATGTCTTCTCAAATGAGAAGTTCCATTTAAAGATTTTGCAGTATAAACTTGCTTACAGTGCTTACACTTGGCTTTTGTTTCACTCTTATCGCCGGATTCAAGTTTATCCATTTcagttacgaacacgagtgtcgcacgaccacgagcatcgcaccacccgcgcaggctttgcggcccacacgagcagtcgctgctcgcagcccacgagcacgctcagcgcgcgcgccaacggccttgctgggcctggccttacgctgggcctggcgaggctgtggccttcgtgttgggcgcttggcttgctgggcgtgggcctggcttcgtgctgggccttcgactagcaagcctcgtccgatgctaattcgtacgatgcgcttccgattaaattcccggttccggaattcatttccgatacgaacaatatttaatatttccgattccggaattaattttcgtttcgaacaaatatttaatatttccgtttccggaattattttccgattccgataatatttccgattctgacaatatttccgtttccggcaatagttccatttccgataatattttccgatacgtaccatgtttctgtttccggtaacatctacgacttggataatatttatatttccgatacgatgcatatttccgtttccggcaatatcatcgtttccggagcattcatttcttgcttgtgacaatctcagctcccactgaaaccaagatccgtcgattccgaatatccatagatggagtatttaatgccattaaatacttgatccgtttacgtgctatttgtgtgaccctacgggttcagtcaagagtaagctgtggattaatataattaattccacttgaactgaagcggcctctagctaggcattcagctcacttgatctcactgaattattaacttgtcaattaatactgaaccgcatttattagacttaatattaaatgcatacttggaccaagggcattatttccttcagagggaatattcctacgggaatattcttgttttgcaggttgccagaggaTCGTGCCAGTTCATagttgatacctccgaggagcgcatgacacgtcatcaccgtaaaagatcccacaacattaattgcactgttttttttattatacatTTTCTTTcatattattacttatttcaaatataaaataaatatctaTATAATATGAGTAGTAACGTCAATATATTATAAATAGTAACCTCAAAATCACATACTACGTACTATTTaggtagtgtagacacctaatttgtgtctccccttaagGGTCAATGATGATACCACCGGTCTCTCCTTAGTTGGGGCAACTCCTAATGGAAACATCAATTCACAAAGGACAAAGGTTATTCTAATAATCTTCAAATTCCAAACTTCAATTCAGTCTTCCGAAAACCCAATCCCCGAGCCCATTTCCAATCCTGGATattagttcaaaattcaattccaaacgcaagttcaaaatccaagtaatCTCCAAAATCCGATGCCAGAGTCCAACTCCGAGGTATGTTTCCACTTAAAATCGTGTAAACACCTTCAAAATCAGACACCGACACATAAAATCGAGCACCCCGGGCGCCGATGCAAC contains:
- the LOC130461535 gene encoding zinc finger BED domain-containing protein RICESLEEPER 2-like, whose translation is MDKLESGDKSETKAKCKHCKQVYTAKSLNGTSHLRRHLDKCPAKKNVSIKNFMIGGQINCEGQSMALKHPKIDPEAVRKAICMFVVAGAHSFSIVEEPGFKNMFSTACPNYKFYICNWRNDSTQDEYICITAHWIDNNWKLQKRIIRFGALTPPFDGVSIAEDVSFCLAKWKIDGKVRSFTLDNATYNNTMCSQIKRQLVRNGMELLFGAVLKLIDSVVDKIRAIGRHFRYSIPKKKKFYEIAQQTYHLNPKKRMRGDCCVRWNSTYLMLDRALYFRAAIDHVVEKDSEIKMYLLDDDEWKKVSVIHDFLKFFYDVTNEFSSSNTPTTNIYFKGVWDIQCMLLEAANGSNSFLDAMVKEMQKKFDKYWSDYNLLLSCAYVLDPRFKLKLVEYCYTSLYGKARVKEKVAEVRSTLCNFLKEYRDVDGGGIGDSGKVNGGEPTTLSNGSGRMANFGSWMSSQEQNTADKTQLDLYLEEKNADYNSKLDVLSWWKNNGAPRHPQLAALARDVLAIPISSVPSESAFSMGKKLINPWRGSLTSMTIESLACYEDWLRAKGFSLGGSTIFTLPQDEQDDEDDSKEDEDCQIIE